GGGATAGGGAGTTAGCATTTAGCAATGATTAACTGGCATGTAACAAGACGTACTATAGAAAACAACCAAAACATCATGTTAGGCAAAGAACACCAAAACAAGAGGTTGGACTTTGTTATGCCATACGCAGTAACCAATTTCCATAGCCCTTCTTTGTTCATGTAAATCTCAAATTAGTTGGCATCTCTCCTTTGCAAGCGGTTGCATAGTCTTCAGCGAGGTGTGGTGCAGCTTCCTTGTGAGGGGATATGAGCTTCTCCATGAAATACTTCTCGGGCCTATTGACTGCAGTATGGAAGCTCAGGTCGCGATCTACCAATCCATTTTCCTTGAGGAACTTTAGAACATAGTACCGGGGCCTGACCCGCCCCTCCAGGCTAAGACAGAGAATTACTGATCGATGAGCAATGTACACTGGTTCCAACCCCACCTCAGATAACAGGAACTCGGATTTGCGTTGTAGCATGTCCTTAGAAATCTTCAGAAGCATCGGAGCCTTAGACAAAGCAATGACTACCTCAGCAGCAGACCACCTGAACGTGTTCTTCAAGTAGTCCACTTTGTCGGCGATCTTCTCCTCATTGAGAAACGCAACAGCCTGCAGCGCTTGCCTAAGCATCCCAGACCCACGGGGCATGCCTAATCTTTCAGCACATGCCACCATCCCCCGGACCCTCTCCGGGTTGGTGGTGAGCATCCTCGACACACGGACACACAGCTTGGCAATATCACAATCACCTAGCCCGCACTCCCTCAGGAACACAACATTGGGCCTGACCACCTTGTCGAGGTCCGACGAGAGAAGGTAGGACGAGCGCTGGAGCACCCGGAGGAAGTTGTGGCAGGAGCCGAAGAGGGGCAGATAGTACTGCATCTTGGAGACGATGGATCTGCAGCGGAAGTTGTGGTGGGCGAGCAAGACGAGGCGGCCAATCTCAGGACTAGACAGGCCGAGGCCGGTGAGGCCGTCAAGGACGGGGACCAAGGTTCTCTCCACGCCGGCGCAGAGGAAGAACGGGTCTTTGGCGACGACGGCCGCGACGTCGGCGCCGGAGAGGCCGAGGCCGGAGAGGAAGGCGAGGACATTGTCGGGATTGGCGGGAGAGTTGAGGTGGGAGAGCTTCTTGGAGGCCTTGAGGGCTTGGGGACGGGTGAGGCCGCAGGTGTCGACGAGGTACTCCTCCACGGCGAAGCCACTGGGATTTGGGGAAATGGGGGGCGACGCGGTGGCGGAGAGGAGACAGCGGAGTGGGGCGAATCCAGCTTTGGAGGGGGAAGAGAGAATATGGCAAAGGATGGACTCTCGGAGCCGGAGCATGGCgcaggcggcggtggcggcgacgcCGGCGGCGACAGAGATTTTTTCTGTTTGGATGGAATGGACTGCAACTCGTCACTGTGAGGAAGGAGAAAGCCTGGTGCGTGGGCTCTATTGGACCGGAGGTTTTGATGGGCCTACCTATGTGTTCACTGTGTATGTTCactcagaaagaaaaaaaactatgaTGTTTGTAGTTCTCATCATACCTGACCATGGGTTACCCGGCCCGGTCTTGCTCACGGGCCGGCCTGGGCCTGAGTTTTGAGCCCGAAGCACACGTCAGGCTGGGCCTGGGCTTTTTACAAGTTAGTGGAGGATGTGGAGAGCGTCAAATCATTTAACTGGAACGCGCGTCGATGGCATCACAAAGACTGTATCAGATGTTACAAAATTTACATGGCGGGTGGGAAACCTTGCCCTCATACAAGTAAATTTATGTTATATTTTTTTATTTCCAACTATAGTTTTTAAAATTAAATTGCTAATATATTTCATGTTTATGCAGTACTTGTTTTGGGAGAAAGTGCAGCCATTAGATGAAGAGACATTCGATTCACTGGCTCATGAATATCCACTGATGCTTAACTGGACAGAAGTTGAGGCTAAGAAGCGTGACGCGTACGACACGCATACGGCCGCAGGAATGGGATGATAAGTATTTATGGTTTGTACTGCATGCACTTATGATACTATTTAAATGTAGAGTAATTTAAATTGATTTAACGTGTCACATATTGATGGTTTGTACTGCATGCACTTAgtataccggcgaaaagtgtgcgatattagagaagctagcaatggtagaagaaagaaagtgcgtataatccatggactcaacattagtcataaagaactcatatacttattgcaaaaatctacaagttatcaaagcaaagt
The sequence above is a segment of the Aegilops tauschii subsp. strangulata cultivar AL8/78 chromosome 6, Aet v6.0, whole genome shotgun sequence genome. Coding sequences within it:
- the LOC109765027 gene encoding transcription termination factor MTEF18, mitochondrial-like is translated as MLRLRESILCHILSSPSKAGFAPLRCLLSATASPPISPNPSGFAVEEYLVDTCGLTRPQALKASKKLSHLNSPANPDNVLAFLSGLGLSGADVAAVVAKDPFFLCAGVERTLVPVLDGLTGLGLSSPEIGRLVLLAHHNFRCRSIVSKMQYYLPLFGSCHNFLRVLQRSSYLLSSDLDKVVRPNVVFLRECGLGDCDIAKLCVRVSRMLTTNPERVRGMVACAERLGMPRGSGMLRQALQAVAFLNEEKIADKVDYLKNTFRWSAAEVVIALSKAPMLLKISKDMLQRKSEFLLSEVGLEPVYIAHRSVILCLSLEGRVRPRYYVLKFLKENGLVDRDLSFHTAVNRPEKYFMEKLISPHKEAAPHLAEDYATACKGEMPTNLRFT